The Gymnogyps californianus isolate 813 chromosome 5, ASM1813914v2, whole genome shotgun sequence DNA segment AAGATGATCTTGTATTTGCTATGGAATATGTATTTTAGTTCAAGTTatcttttgtctttgaaatatgatgctaattttttttttcccaaagtagAAAGTGTACTTCTTAGTTTAATCCCTGATAAGATACTTCTGCAATAAAGCTCCCATGCTTCCCTAGGCTTCAAGTTGTTGGCCACCCTTAACTGGTATTGCAAGTCAGAACCTTGACTGGTGATCGTTGTAAACAAGCTCAGGCAAACAAAGGAGGGAAGACTTCCCCTTCTTGAAAAAGGGTTTTCAAGTCTGTTATGTTTAAGGCATTTGAATGGTGCTCAGAAGAACAGGTATCTTTGTAgggtgtgggggttttttgtattttcagaactGAACCACAAATACCATTTATTTGTGTCCCTGGTGTTTGTGGTAGGGATACAGGTTAAAATTTAATCCTAGTCAGGAAAATTTAACTTGCTACTAAGGGAAGAGTTTTCCCACACTGCCTTGCTGTCATCAATGCTACTGCTAGCCTTAGCTTGGACTCCAGCCATCTTGAAGTAGGGCTGATAAGAGACGTATCTGAAGTCACAGTACGGACTTGGCTTTGTGTGGCTGCTGGAGTGAGCTTGGGGTTTTGAGCATATGAATCCTTCTTTTTCAGTCCTACTATTTTGACCGGGATGATGTGGCTCTGAAAAACTTTGCCAAGTACTTCCTGCATCAGTCCCATGAGGAACGTGAGCATGCTGAGAAACTGATGAAGCTACAGAATCAGAGGGGTGGACGCATCTTCTTGCAGGACATCAAGGTGAGGAGTGGAGCTGTGGGTTGTCCTATCTAATGCAGAACTAGACTTGTGGTCTGTCTCCAGACTGGAAGGGGACGAATTTCCCTGTGGGTCCTTTCccagaaggagcagcagctgacagTGGATAAGCATGCCGCATTGCTGCGATCTGTGCGTGGCACCTGGCCCGAAATCTAGAGGTGCATAGTAATTAGATAATTTGCTGATCGACTAATAAAAAGTACTTCCTGTGCAAGAAGAGGATGCCTAGCCCTACGTGGTTTGCTTTGGGGTGAGGGTAACTAGAACACAACTGGTTCATCTACCGTAAATTTAATGGCAAGAGTGTTCTCTACACTGTTTTGGAGAACTCTTGAGTGGCTTGCCGTGGGAATATGAAATCTCAAGTTTCCAATTGCTTGTTATGGCTCACTGCAAGATTTCATAGCACTGTTTTCTTGAAGTCACTTTAACTAGAGTATTCGGAACAGCAGAAAGTAAGCAGTGTCATAGGGCCAGTTTAATGCAAGACAACTCTTCATGggggaaaacagcaaacaaagtAAGTGATGGGCACTTGAGAAGAATTCCCTTGCTTACTAGTAAGTCTGAGTATTTGTAAACACCAAACTCTATACTAGGCAGTTCTGAGCTGATGACTAGACTTGCCTGTACTGGTGTCTTAACTGCTTCATTTCTGAGATTGTGCCCATTGCCTACTTAGGTAGGCAGATGTTTAAGCCATTAGGTTATAACGGGAGGAGGAAGACAGTAGCTCTGTTAGCTGTCTTGCCTACAAGAGCTCAGAGAACATAACATGAGGAGAACCTAGGGAATGGGGACAGGTCTGGGACTTGGAGCGtgcattcagttttgttctGAGTGTGCACTGTGTGGCTGCCAAATTTTTGAAGATACCTAAATGCCTGAACTTGGTCTAAACAGGCTTTGAGACTGATCTAAAAGGCTTTGCTCCCTAATGGTCTGTGGGTACTTACAGAAAATGTGGTCATGTGTTTTCCCCTTCTAGAAGCCAGATCGTGATGACTGGGAGAATGGACTGACTGCAATGGAGTGTGCCCTGCACCTGGAAAAGAACGTGAACCAGTCGCTGTTAGAACTGCACAAATTGGCAACTGAAAAGAATGACCCACACGTAAGTGGATGCTGAAGCTGAGAATGTAGCTGTGCAATGAGGGGGCTTCTATGTGTCTAATAGCGTGGGTTTGGGGGCGAGTTGTGTGTTGCTGCCGTTCCCTAAAGGTGAAAAAAGGGTCTGAACTAGTGGTGCGGCCTTTCCAAAAGGAAGATCCCGGGTGTCGGCCTGTACCTCAGCCATTTGGTAGGGTTATTGCCATCTTTTTCCAGGAGGACCAGTTGCGATGCGTTAGGGTGCCTGAGGCCTGCCTTACAGAACAGTGGGTGCATCGCTTTGTTCAAACCCTTCTGTTGCTCTCGGGAACAGCGGGCACTCACGTGAACAGCAttttgaagagaagaaatgtattGAGCTCTATGGGGAAGGCTTGTTTCTGTGGGGAATGAGTTCTGACTTTAAACCAATGGATGCCTGTAAGGCTTTTTGTCATGAGGCTTTTTTGTCATAAAATTTTTGAGTCGCTTCTTCCGAATGTTAAAAGCCCTGACACTTCAGAACACAGTGTCTGAAAACACAGGCTTCTTCACAGATGGAAGTTACTGGCAAGGCTGGGTTGAGGCTTCTTAGTATCGGGAAGTGTCTGAATTAGTGTGTGTCTGAATCAAAGTACTCTTGGGAGTGTCTTGCATAGGTTAGGgggacttttttaaaaataacacagctgGACCATTCTAGAGGCGTAAATCCTCACGGTCATGAATTCAAGTGCTGTGCAGGGGGGGCTTCTGAATATGTTCAGAAACTTTCCTGTTGCTTCTTGTAGTGAGGAAGAGGGGAGGCTTCCTGAGCTGACACTGTACTGCAGGGTTCTGGAGCAATTGTGCCTAGATAAGCCTGCCTCCCTTTGGTCTTGTTCTGGCATTGCTGAGGCAAAAACTAAAGGCTTCTTCCTCTTGGGTATCTTCTGCAGCTTTAAAATTGTCATTCTGTGTATTCTCCTTTCCCTAGAGAGGATTGGTAGGACTTCAGATGCTGCTTCAGCAGGATAAGCTGTGTTCAGGCCTAACTCTCAACTCTTTTGTCTCCCTTTCAGTTGTGTGACTTCATTGAGACTCACTACCTGGATGAACAAGTGAAATCCATCAAGGAGCTGGGTGACCATGTGACCAACCTGCGGAAGATGGGGGCACCAAAATATGGCATGGCAGAGTACCTCTTTGACAAGCACACCTTAGGGGACAGTGACAATGAGAGCTGAAGTCTTGCCAAGAGCCACCCTGTGGGTTTCAGTGGGACTCCTACTTTACTGTCCAGCCGTGCATGCATCTTCAGCTATCTAGATAAACAGTTCTCATACTCTGTACCAAATATCCCCCCTCTTTTCTCTTGTGTTATGTGTATTGCCCTCCATCCAATAAAGTGACTTGGTTCAAgttggctttttctgtttctctcaggAGCGGGAGGCCTGTACTTGCAGGGCTGTGCTCCATAGTCTGTTGTGACGGTTGTCTTAAGTTGGGCATGGATGAAGGAATATATTAGAGGGATCAGGTTTTATTTGCTTAGCACTTTTATAAAAATGACTcgtttttgtgggtttttttttttcccctccaatcCAGTGGGATCCACCGCAGGAATTGCTCAGTGActaaagtgttttaaatacctTTGCCACCGAAGCTGTTGCTGTAATGAGTGCGTGAGGAAAGGAAGGCTTGAGTATCTGGGCTTCCTGAATTGGTCCCTGTGAATTTAGATGAGggtgctgaaggagaaggggggggtTAGCGCCTCACTCTAGGCATTGTGCCTGTCTTAACAAATGGCACTACGCTTGTGTACGGAGAAAATGTACTGTGAATCAAGACTTGGGAGCTGTGTGCTGTAATCGGGCTGGACTgaaagcagtgctgctggcactgcctgTGTTGGGAGTTGCAGCGGGTGGCGGTGACATCTGCCTAGGTCTAGCAGCTGTACTTGGAAGGCAGAGAGGGTAGGCAGCTGTTGTGAAGGCATAGGAAGGGATGTGGGAGGTAAATTTGTCACGTGCCCCCTGTGATATGAGAGATCTGCAGCtgtttctgaagacagaagTAGGAAAACTTCTGTGGTTTCTCAAAATTCCTATTGTTGCATGGAAACTAAAATGAGGAAACGAAACGGATGGTCCTGGACTTCAgccttgcttttattttcttagggAAGACAGTAAAAACTCATAGCTGTATGGTGTCTGCTACCATCCAGATGACTTCTTCTCTGAGCACTGTCAGATCAGTGGCAGATGTGATGTGGAACTTCAAAAGGAAGCAATGTGCTGGGCAAATACCGTTGACTGCAGCCACCTGTTCTAGTGGACGCTTGCCCTGCCTTATCCCATTACTTTTCCAGTACTGGAAAACACCAGCTAGACATGACTTCAAGAAGCACTGTGGCTCTGCGTCACAAATGATGTGACTTGCTTCTAGTCCCTTACTTGCCCTGGAGTATCTTGTCAGTAGCGCAAGTCCTGCCTGAGACTTGGGATGGCTCTTGTGACAAATGTTAACATAAAGCTCGAGTTTCAATTCCTGCTGtgatgaggaggagggaggcatcCTTATTAACTAtattcctcttctgctttgggCTACACTGGTTCTTCAGGCTGGTACCGGCTGAGCTATTGCTCTGCTGTTGGGTATCTGCAATACTTAATGCTCAGAGTCTTGTTCTTTTGCTACAGATGTAgagggatttttgtttggttttgttattgttgcAACACTGAAGTTGTGCCTGCTACTGTCCCTGCGGCCGGTAGCAGCGTGTCGTTAGTGCTGGCTCTAGCCTAGGCTGGGCTCTAGCTGGATGTTCCAGCGGTAGGTGGTTTGGCTGCACTGCCCTTCTGTTTGGGTGAGTGCCAGCGTGGCCGGGTGTAAAGATCCTGCACCATCACTAATATGACAGGTATCTCAACGGAACTGCGTGTGCCTCTTGGTCTCCTCTAGCTGTACTGATCTATCTGCTCTTCACATGTGCTTTCACTGGTCTCCATGATCACCTCCATCAGCCCCACATAGTCACCTTCGGCTAGAGAGATGCCAGAGTCATTGGGGGATGGAGACTCTGCTCTTCTTGGCTCTTTTGTAGGGGGACTGTTAGTGCTTCCATTTCCAGCATCTCTCGTGTTCCTGGAAACCTCTGCTGGATGCTGGTCTGGAGCGCTGGCTGCATCTTCTAAACTTAGGCTGCGAGCATCGGGGCCCATGTTCCCCATGTGGGATCTCTCCAGCACTGGAGACGTTACAGGGGTGAATGAGAAGCAGAGGGAGGCACTGCCTCCGGGGGTTTTGTTGCTGGGGGTGTGAAAGGCGCTCGAATGCTCAGAATTGGGGGTGGCTGACGCTGTGTTCTCCAGGGTTAGCCAGGGTGGGTGGGAAGCTTTCAAGCTCTTCAGACTCTTGAAGCTACCCTGCTTCTCGTGATCTGGGGACTCTGCTAAGAAGGGGAACTTAGGGCTGTCTGATGCTGTGGACCACGCTCCTGGACTTCCTGTGGTGgcagcttctctgcttttacTGTTAGAGTTGCTCTTTTCTTCTACTGTTAAAACCAGTGAGTCAGGACCTTTGCTCCGATCTGTTGgccaaataaatgtttcttttgcagctgaGCCAAGTGAGCTCTGGCTCTTGTACGTATCGCTGACTCTGGAAGGTGAGGAGTTGACAATGACGTCCCTAAGAGAAGTCGAGCATGCAGCAATGCTGGAGAGTGCAGGAGGCTTCTTGCGGCTTTGGCGTCTAGAGGGG contains these protein-coding regions:
- the FTH1 gene encoding ferritin heavy chain, with translation MAAPPSQVRQNYHQDCEAAINRQINLELYASYVYLSMSYYFDRDDVALKNFAKYFLHQSHEEREHAEKLMKLQNQRGGRIFLQDIKKPDRDDWENGLTAMECALHLEKNVNQSLLELHKLATEKNDPHLCDFIETHYLDEQVKSIKELGDHVTNLRKMGAPKYGMAEYLFDKHTLGDSDNES